The nucleotide sequence CCGCGCGGCCTGCTGCGCCGCTGCGGCGCCCTCATCGCCCCGACCGGGCGTCTCGTCATCGAGGTCGTCTGCCAGGACGTCGAAGAGTTCTTCACCGCCCGGTTCGAAGACATCCACGGACACAACGGCCCCATGTTCCCCTGGGCGCGACTCGGACTCCGCGCGCTCCACGGAGCCGCCGAGGACCTCGGCCTGCGCGTCACCGACCAGTGGATGAGCGGACGCCGCTGCTTCGCGGCCCTCGCGCACCGGTGAAGTCTCTCCCCGGACCACTCCTCACCCGGCAGAGGGTCCCGACCAATCCGCGCTCGCTACGGATACGGATTCCCCGCGTGAAGGAAGACAGGGTGCCCGCCCGCGCGCCCCGAGCGCCGCAGAACGGCAGCCGCATGGATCACGAGCCGTCCTGGACCACTCCACCCGCCAACGCCTTCGTCCCCGTGCCGGGCTGCTGGATCTGTGCCCTGCTGGCAGGCGTGGCCCGCAGCGCGTGGCGCGGTGAAGACGGCCTGACACCCCGCGACTGGCTTTCGGTGACCGCCAGCGGCATGCTCCATCGCATGACGGCCCACGACTGATCAGGGCGGTGTCACCAGGCTTACAGGGTAGGCAAGTTGGGCCGTCCTCCGCAGTGTGCGCCTGGCTGACCTTCCTCTGCTCGACATGGTGCGCGACCTCGCGGGAATGGCGCTCACGCCGGGTCGGTCTCAAAGCTGTCGGCGCGGCCTACCTCGCGTACCTGGCCTGGCAGACGCTCAGGCAGGGAAGACGCGGGTTGTTCGAGCCGCGCAGTCCCCAGCGCGACTCGCACCGGAAACTGCCGCAGACGGGGCCGATCACCGACCTGCCCAACCCGAAGGCCGCCATCCCGTACGTCGCGCTCATCCCGCAGTTCATCGATCCCGCACGCGGCCACACCACGGCCCAGGGCTTCACCCTCGCCCGGGAGGTCCCGGCCCGCGCGCGGGCTTGACCTCTCCCTGGGCCAGGTCGTCGGCGCCCCGCCCATGACTGGCACGCGTCGCTACAGCTCGTACTGCGCCACCGCGCCGGAATCCACGTCCTGGGACTTGCCCGGCTCCGGTGGCCTGTTCGCCAGGGTGAACACGATGCGGGCGCCGCCGGTGTGTTCGAGGTCGACGAAGATGGTTCCACCGTGGAACTCGACGATCTTCTTGCACATCGCGAGACCGATGCCGCTTCCCTGGTACCGGTCCTTGGTGTGCAGCCGCTGGAAGATCACGAACACCTGCTCGGCGTACTCGGCCGCGATGCCGATGCCGTTGTCGGTGACGGCGAACCGCCAGAAGTCACCATCCTGCTCCGCGGAGATGTGGACAGCGGGCGTCTCGCCGGGGCGGCGGAACTTGATGGCGTTGCCGATCAGGTTCTGCCACAGCATGCCCATCTGCGTGGAGTCGGCGAACAGCGTCGGCAGTTCGTCCCGCGTGATCACCGCCCCCGACTCCTCGATGCTGACGCTGATCGCGGTGAGGGTCCGCTTCATCACCGTGTTGAGGTCGACGCTCTGGTGGGCGTGATGGACGCGGCCCACGCGGGAGAAGTCGAGCAGGTCGTTGATGAGGGTCTGCATGCGGTTCGCGCCGTCGACCGCGAAGTCGATGTACTGATCCGCCCGGCCGTCGAGCTGCCCGCCGTACCGCCGTTGGAGCAACTGGGTGAAGCTGGACACCTTCCGCAGGGGTTCCTGCAGGTCGTGCGAGGCCACGTACGCGAACTGCTCCAGCT is from Streptomyces seoulensis and encodes:
- a CDS encoding LysE family translocator produces the protein MCAWLTFLCSTWCATSREWRSRRVGLKAVGAAYLAYLAWQTLRQGRRGLFEPRSPQRDSHRKLPQTGPITDLPNPKAAIPYVALIPQFIDPARGHTTAQGFTLAREVPARARA